In Tenrec ecaudatus isolate mTenEca1 chromosome 9, mTenEca1.hap1, whole genome shotgun sequence, the DNA window TATACAAACTCAGGACCAGCTAGTCAAttaggactcacagtgaccctgtaggacagagtggaacttctcctGTGGCTTCTCAGGCTGTCACTCTCCTTGGGAGCAGGAAGCCGCTTCTCTCTATCAGCTCTGAGGCCTGACAGACCCTGCGCTTGGCAGTCAAACATGAcgtgacccactgtgccaccggggccctTACTGACTGTCACTCTCACTTCCAGCCCCTTGTTTAGGAAACAAATTAGAGCCTGCCCTCTCTAGtcagttcctaataaaggtgaGATGACAGACTTGGGGGAAATTCCAAGTGCGTGGAATGTGTGCTGTTCAAATACATCTTTCCAGCACAGACAGAACACGTGAAGTATAACTTGACTTAAATATTTAGCCCACGATAAAGCCATTCACACCCTCCCACTATCTCTGGCCAGCTAACACAACATTAAAaggtcctgattttttttttttaatggatgagCAGAGTAAAGAATGGTAGGTGCACGCTCTGTATTTCAAAAAAAGTAACACTCAGCGGGGGAACCTGGTGCCATAGTTTAAGACTCATCAGGCCAAACACGCAGAAACGAGCCGACAGGTGAGGGGTCAAAATGGGTGTGTGGCCCGTGTCCTCAATAAGAGGCTGACTGTGTGATTCCCAGGCCCCTCGGGGTCTGCCTGCTGCGTGGTGTCTGGAGGGGTCCCCATACCGCCTGCTGCCCTCCTTTGTCACCTGGGGGCTGGCGGGGGATGCTCACCTGGTCCTTCCTGTGGGAGAGGCGCTGGTGGCAGCAGCCGTACAGGGCGGCTACGAGAAGCAGGAAGGAGGCCATGCAGACGATAGTGATGATGAGGGGCATGCTGAAGCGGTCCTCAGTCTCCTCCGGGGGCCCCTGGTCTCCCAGCTGCATGTCACTGACCCCCACCTGACCAGGAAGGACAGGATTGTGTGGCAGGGGACAGGCTCGGGGGCACCTCTGCTCGCCCAGCCTTTCACAAGCCTTTGTACTTGGGCGTCTAGTCTGCCCTACTCCCTAGCCCcgcctcaccctcctgactcctggGTGCTGGCCCCTGGAGGCTCCTGGCCCAGCGCACAATGGAAGGACCTACTCACCTCTTGTAAGTCATCCCATTTGTCCTTCAGCCGCTCATAGATGTCACTGGGCTGGAGGATTGCTGAGGGAGAAGCGGGAGAAGATGTCACCTCACTggcaccccccccccagcttGGCCCTTGGCTCCCCTGGGTCCCCAACTTACTCTGAACGGAGATCTGCTTGACCAGCACAGCATGGTCTTCTGGGATGGGCGCCAGCCGTATGTAGCACTGGTCCCGAGCGGGGTTGAAGGAGGATTTTGCTGTTTTGCACAGAACGGTAATCAAGTTCTCATCGGGAGGGCTCTTTGCCTGTGTGGAGACACTGGTGAAGTCTCAGGGATGCCACCAGGGTCACCCTGAGGGCCTCACAAACCAACCAGACTCGCTGCCATCGCGTCAACGCCGACTCGCAGtgacggagctgctggtgctggTTTCTACCGCTGACCACAGCCCAATGCTCACCCGTCACTGCCACGGCTCCCTTGAGTTTGGGAAAGGGCAAGGGGGACGGGGACACCACCCCGCTCCCATGGGTTTTGAAAAGCTATTTTCTGAGGTTGACTCGACACCAGGAAGGGACCCAACACTTCCTGCCTGACCTCTCCATGAAAGCAAGACAAATCCCCTCGCCCATCAGAGCCTCTGGCCCTGCCAAGGTTTAGCCAAGAGTGCCAGGGGGAAGGCTGGGCAGTGCCCGACGGCCCCAAGGGGGAGCTCGGCAGATTTCTGCGTATCCACCACCAGCTTTTGGTAAAGTTCAAGTGGGACATGCCACCGAAATGGGCATCAAATGGGGCAGGGGCCAGAAATCGGCGCTGTGATAATGTAAGCATCGCGTTCAGTCattctggtgggggggggggggctgccagGCAGACGCTGGCCAGCAGAGGGCAGCAGCGAGCCGCCCATCACCTAAACCTGCGGGCTGGCTCGCTTTCCGCTGGCTCTCTTTCCaggtagtggttcaaacccacccgccccTCCTGAAGTCCCGCGCTGGGTGAGGATTGGGATCTCCCAAGCCCCCAGGCGTCGTAGTATTGCCTTGGGTGGCCCTGGTCACGGGAGGCAGGGCCTTGCCCAGCAACTTGGCGGCCCGAAGGagctgcccagggctggggacACTCACGCAGAGGCTGGTCTTCGTCAGGTTCAGAACCAGCATCGTCTCATCTGGCTTTTCGGGGGCCTCACACTGGACCTGGAAGAGGCCGCTGAGGTCAGGGTTCAGGCTCAAGACCCCAGCAGTGCctggcaccccaccccccacctcaggCAGGTGAGTCTGAAAGGGGGCGGTGCCGGGGCAGCACGGGGCGGTGCCACAGCAGGAGACTCAAGGTCTGGAAAGCCAGCTCCCAACAAGGGTCTAAGccaggcagggcctggagccacgaGGGGCTGTCTTAAGAGTACCCGGTTGTTCCCAAGCACTAAGGTGGGCTGCGTGCTGgagctggggggtcctgaggcaGGCGGTTTGCCCGTGGAGGAAGTTGACAGcacggtggtgaaggtggtggttgCCGGGACGACCGGCACGGTGCTGGCAGCCGATGACTCTCCTTGGTTGGTGACTGGCCtcgctgtggtggaagagacagacaaaagtGGTGAGgggccaagtgcccgcgaagagATGAGAACCGCTCgcagccaccccccacccccc includes these proteins:
- the PODXL gene encoding podocalyxin translates to MTDFIFRALTCCQKTSHWSRTSCLVKRRNILYQMDCHSRCGDGQQARPVTNQGESSAASTVPVVPATTTFTTVLSTSSTGKPPASGPPSSSTQPTLVLGNNRVQCEAPEKPDETMLVLNLTKTSLCVSSPPDENLITVLCKTAKSSFNPARDQCYIRLAPIPEDHAVLVKQISVQTILQPSDIYERLKDKWDDLQEVGVSDMQLGDQGPPEETEDRFSMPLIITIVCMASFLLLVAALYGCCHQRLSHRKDQQRLTEELQTVENGYHDNPTLEVMETSSEMQEKKVVNLNGELGDSWIVPLDNLTKEELEEEEDTHL